A DNA window from Desulfobaculum bizertense DSM 18034 contains the following coding sequences:
- a CDS encoding indole-3-glycerol phosphate synthase TrpC, producing MLDKFVRAKQPEIELLETLQKEGCFPAPLSGPRRSFLDSLRQQGAGAVIAEYKRASPSRGDIAPHLRADDVACAYAEAGAGAVSILTEQQYFRGSMSFLQKAERCGLPMLRKDFIFHELQVRQTAASPASAVLLIARMLRVEQLAHLAALCEEYGLTPVTEVFDAEDLSRARRAGAHVIQVNNRDLATLTTSLDNSRELSQSKQDGEFWISASGIFHGSEIDEMADCGFDAVLVGTSLMEGGDPGAALRTLLAGRRA from the coding sequence ATGCTGGATAAATTTGTCCGGGCTAAGCAGCCCGAAATAGAACTGCTTGAGACGCTTCAGAAGGAAGGCTGTTTTCCTGCTCCTCTTTCTGGCCCACGGCGGTCGTTTTTGGATTCCCTGCGGCAGCAGGGAGCAGGCGCGGTGATTGCTGAGTACAAGCGGGCCTCTCCCAGTCGGGGCGACATTGCGCCCCATCTGCGGGCTGATGACGTTGCCTGTGCCTACGCCGAGGCCGGAGCTGGTGCTGTATCCATTCTTACTGAGCAGCAGTATTTTCGTGGGAGCATGAGCTTCTTGCAGAAGGCAGAGCGTTGTGGTCTGCCCATGCTGCGAAAGGATTTCATCTTCCACGAACTCCAGGTGCGGCAGACGGCCGCCAGCCCTGCATCAGCGGTCTTACTCATCGCCCGCATGCTCCGGGTGGAACAGCTTGCACATCTGGCCGCCCTGTGTGAGGAGTACGGCCTTACTCCGGTAACCGAGGTTTTTGATGCTGAGGATTTGAGTCGTGCCCGTCGCGCCGGTGCTCATGTGATTCAGGTCAACAACCGTGATCTCGCGACCCTGACAACCTCTCTCGACAACTCCCGTGAGCTGTCTCAGAGCAAGCAGGATGGTGAGTTTTGGATCAGTGCCAGTGGCATTTTTCATGGCTCAGAGATTGACGAGATGGCTGACTGTGGCTTTGACGCCGTGCTTGTTGGAACCTCTCTTATGGAAGGTGGCGATCCCGGTGCAGCGCTTCGCACGCTTTTAGCTGGTCGGAGGGCATAG
- a CDS encoding phosphoribosylanthranilate isomerase: MLVKICGMTSQASADLCQQDGVKMLGFIFHPSSPRNIEPPQARSIQTSGVLRVGVFVRQSAEDILRTMDKARLDIAQLAGNFDEELCARIGAERVMPVFRPEAHSTRQSLEQDLARYSALMRYALLDAGSIGGGHGRALNFSQLQGLISPVPWLLAGGLSPQNLGQALAEARPAGLDLNSGLEAAPGRKDPTKVHEALSIIRALDE; the protein is encoded by the coding sequence ATGCTCGTCAAAATTTGCGGAATGACCAGTCAGGCCAGTGCAGACCTGTGTCAGCAGGATGGTGTGAAGATGCTTGGGTTTATTTTTCACCCCTCCAGTCCTCGCAACATTGAGCCGCCGCAGGCCCGCAGCATTCAGACCTCAGGAGTATTGCGGGTTGGCGTTTTCGTCCGGCAGAGTGCAGAAGACATTTTGCGCACCATGGACAAAGCACGTCTCGACATTGCCCAGCTTGCCGGGAATTTTGACGAAGAGCTTTGTGCTCGTATTGGTGCAGAGCGGGTCATGCCCGTTTTTCGGCCAGAAGCACATTCTACCCGGCAGTCGCTTGAGCAGGACCTCGCCCGGTATTCAGCTTTGATGCGGTATGCCTTGCTCGACGCAGGCTCAATCGGTGGCGGGCACGGGCGCGCTTTGAATTTTTCCCAGTTGCAAGGACTCATAAGCCCGGTTCCGTGGCTTTTGGCTGGCGGGCTTTCGCCCCAAAATCTGGGGCAGGCTCTCGCAGAAGCTCGACCCGCCGGTCTCGATCTGAATTCCGGTCTCGAAGCTGCCCCCGGCCGCAAGGACCCTACAAAAGTTCATGAGGCTTTGAGCATTATTCGAGCTTTGGATGAATAA